From the genome of Marixanthomonas ophiurae, one region includes:
- the recG gene encoding ATP-dependent DNA helicase RecG, which produces MNGGFLQTPINYLKGVGPNRADLLKKELGIHTFQDLLNLFPNRYLDRTKYYKITELQRNSAEVQIVGKVIHLKTVEQKRGKRLVATFTDGTSKMELVWFRGHKWIRENVKINVPYVVFGKTNWYNGTFSMPHPEMELVSKHKEGVRSAMQPIYPSTEKLSKSGITNKVIIGLLQQLFTELKGNFSETLSKTILDSLKLVSKSTALLNIHFPQSPELLARSQYRLKFEELFYIQLQLLRKNLQHKSKIKGYPFEEIGENFNTFYNHHLPFELTNAQKRVIKEIRNDLGSNAQMNRLLQGDVGSGKTIVALMSMLIAIDNGFQACLMAPTEILSVQHYNGLLELCNKLNTSIEILTGSTKTSKRREIHKKLENGEINILIGTHALLEDKVKFQNLGLAIIDEQHRFGVAQRSKLWHKNEYPPHVLVMTATPIPRTLAMSVYGDLDISVIDELPPGRKGIKTVHRFDSNRLKVFRFLKDEISKGRQVYIVYPLIQESEALDYKDLMDGYESIVREFPQPNYQISIVHGQMKPADKDFEMNRFVRGETQIMVATTVIEVGVNVPNASVMVIESAERFGLSQLHQLRGRVGRGAEQSYCILMTSHKLSSDAKTRLQTMTQTNDGFEISEVDLKLRGPGDIMGTQQSGVLNLRIADIVKDSAILKIARSYAMQTLKTDPALASEENKPIKHTYSQLVKFKNIWNYIS; this is translated from the coding sequence ATGAACGGCGGCTTTCTACAAACTCCAATCAATTATTTAAAAGGCGTAGGACCTAACCGAGCCGATTTGCTCAAAAAAGAATTGGGTATTCACACCTTTCAAGATCTCTTAAACCTCTTTCCCAATCGCTATTTGGACCGCACCAAATATTATAAAATCACCGAATTGCAACGCAATAGTGCTGAAGTGCAAATTGTAGGGAAAGTAATTCATTTAAAAACCGTTGAACAAAAGCGAGGAAAACGATTAGTAGCAACCTTTACTGATGGTACTTCAAAAATGGAATTGGTTTGGTTTCGGGGACATAAGTGGATTCGGGAAAATGTAAAAATCAATGTGCCGTATGTAGTTTTCGGAAAAACGAATTGGTATAACGGTACGTTCTCCATGCCGCATCCAGAAATGGAATTAGTTTCAAAACATAAAGAAGGTGTTCGCTCTGCTATGCAACCCATTTATCCTTCCACCGAAAAACTTTCAAAAAGCGGAATTACCAATAAAGTGATCATCGGATTGTTGCAACAATTATTCACAGAACTAAAAGGAAATTTTTCTGAAACGCTTTCAAAAACCATTCTCGATTCGTTAAAATTAGTCTCAAAAAGTACTGCACTTTTAAACATACATTTTCCACAAAGTCCAGAGCTTTTAGCACGGTCTCAATACCGATTAAAATTTGAAGAATTATTTTATATTCAACTTCAATTACTTCGGAAAAATCTACAACATAAAAGCAAAATTAAAGGCTATCCTTTTGAAGAAATAGGGGAGAATTTTAACACCTTTTACAACCACCATTTACCCTTCGAATTAACGAATGCACAGAAGCGAGTTATCAAAGAAATTAGGAACGATTTGGGCAGCAATGCACAAATGAATCGACTTTTACAGGGAGATGTGGGAAGTGGGAAGACCATTGTAGCGCTCATGTCAATGTTAATAGCCATTGATAACGGTTTTCAAGCGTGCTTAATGGCCCCTACTGAAATTTTGTCAGTCCAGCACTACAACGGTTTATTAGAATTATGTAACAAACTGAACACCAGTATAGAAATACTTACAGGTTCAACTAAAACTTCAAAAAGAAGAGAAATCCATAAAAAACTCGAAAATGGCGAAATAAACATCCTAATTGGCACCCATGCGCTACTGGAAGACAAGGTTAAATTTCAGAATTTAGGGCTTGCCATAATAGACGAACAACACCGTTTTGGAGTAGCGCAGCGAAGCAAATTATGGCACAAAAATGAGTACCCGCCACACGTACTTGTTATGACCGCCACCCCTATTCCACGCACCCTCGCCATGAGCGTTTATGGCGACCTCGATATTAGCGTAATTGATGAACTTCCACCGGGTAGAAAAGGCATCAAAACCGTCCATCGTTTTGACTCGAATAGACTGAAGGTTTTTCGGTTTTTAAAAGATGAAATTTCAAAAGGCAGACAGGTCTATATTGTCTATCCATTAATTCAAGAAAGTGAAGCCTTAGACTATAAAGATTTGATGGATGGGTATGAAAGTATCGTTCGAGAATTTCCGCAACCCAACTATCAAATTTCTATTGTCCATGGACAAATGAAACCCGCCGATAAAGATTTTGAAATGAACCGGTTTGTTCGTGGCGAAACTCAAATAATGGTTGCCACAACCGTAATTGAAGTTGGCGTAAATGTTCCAAATGCTTCGGTTATGGTTATTGAAAGTGCCGAGCGGTTCGGGTTATCTCAATTACACCAATTAAGAGGTCGTGTAGGTCGTGGCGCTGAACAAAGTTACTGTATTTTAATGACGAGCCATAAATTGAGCAGTGATGCTAAAACTCGCTTGCAGACAATGACTCAAACAAATGATGGCTTTGAAATTAGCGAGGTGGATTTAAAACTACGCGGTCCGGGTGATATTATGGGCACCCAACAAAGTGGCGTGCTCAACCTTCGCATTGCTGATATTGTGAAAGATTCGGCTATTTTAAAAATAGCAAGAAGTTATGCTATGCAAACTCTCAAAACTGACCCTGCTTTAGCTTCCGAAGAAAACAAACCTATTAAACACACCTATTCGCAATTGGTAAAGTTTAAAAATATCTGGAATTACATCTCTTAA
- a CDS encoding M1 family metallopeptidase yields MNKFCTCLLVLLSFFGNAQQTELVDFLSVTAEIIPNASEESVKGTVSYQFKILQKTDSVYLDAINMQVEESKSNRVSISSEEKKIWLIGNFRKDKNYEVTFSYTATPKQTLYFPGNQIWTQGQGKYTSHWLPSIDDMNDKLEFDLTIAASNNKTVLANGKLVEKKQKDSLQYWQFDMQHPMASYLVAFAIGDFDKKEITSQSGIPIELYYKPEDANKVEPTYRYTKQIFDFLESEIGVPYPWQNYKQVPVRDFLYAGMENTTATIFSEAFVVDSIGFADRNYVNVNAHELAHQWFGDLVTEASGTHHWLQEGFATYFAQLAEREVFDDDYYYWKLYNSAEQLKEMSDSGKGEMLLNPKASSLTFYEKGAWALTLLRQKIGDEAFKTAIKNYLETYQFNNVTTDDFLAEVKKVTDGDISEWEADWLQQSAFKAEQALGYLSQSSFMKSYFEISALRNTPFSEKKNDLSFALTAPNDFIGQEAVYQLSGEPIAQTLPLYRKALTSDNLYVRQAVANTLATIPKELQTDYESLLNDKSYVTQEAALYNLWINFPKKKGEYLNEMKGVEGFQNKNIRQLWLVLAMVTEGYEIENKQQFASELINYTSNEYSFEVRQKALEYCSELQIYTEEVFKNLVNASVHPNWRFKKLARTMLDTILQNSEYKEQAKKLLPVLSKKEREFLRGKLSE; encoded by the coding sequence ATGAATAAATTTTGTACTTGTTTACTGGTCTTACTTAGTTTTTTCGGAAATGCGCAACAAACAGAACTAGTTGATTTTTTATCGGTTACTGCTGAAATTATTCCAAATGCTTCTGAAGAAAGCGTAAAAGGAACGGTTTCATATCAGTTTAAAATACTTCAGAAAACAGATTCGGTGTATTTAGATGCGATTAATATGCAGGTAGAGGAATCAAAATCAAATCGAGTTTCAATTTCTTCCGAAGAAAAAAAGATATGGCTCATTGGAAATTTCAGAAAAGATAAAAATTACGAGGTTACATTCTCATACACGGCAACCCCAAAGCAAACGCTGTATTTTCCTGGTAACCAAATTTGGACGCAAGGGCAAGGTAAATACACGTCACATTGGTTGCCCAGCATAGATGATATGAACGATAAGTTGGAATTTGATCTAACGATTGCGGCGTCAAACAATAAAACAGTACTGGCAAACGGCAAACTTGTAGAAAAAAAGCAAAAAGACAGTTTACAGTATTGGCAATTTGATATGCAACATCCTATGGCGAGTTATTTGGTAGCTTTTGCCATTGGTGATTTTGATAAAAAAGAAATTACGTCACAATCCGGTATTCCTATTGAATTGTATTATAAACCGGAAGACGCCAATAAAGTAGAGCCTACCTATCGTTACACGAAACAGATTTTCGATTTTTTAGAGTCTGAAATTGGCGTGCCGTATCCGTGGCAAAATTACAAGCAAGTTCCCGTTCGGGATTTTCTGTATGCTGGGATGGAAAATACCACAGCGACTATTTTTTCGGAAGCTTTTGTAGTAGATTCCATTGGATTTGCAGATCGAAATTATGTAAATGTGAATGCACACGAGTTGGCACATCAATGGTTTGGCGATTTAGTTACTGAAGCTAGCGGAACGCATCATTGGTTACAAGAAGGGTTTGCTACGTATTTTGCGCAATTGGCAGAACGGGAAGTGTTTGACGATGATTATTACTACTGGAAACTGTATAATTCTGCCGAGCAATTGAAAGAGATGAGTGATTCAGGGAAAGGAGAAATGTTGTTAAATCCGAAGGCAAGTTCGTTGACCTTTTACGAAAAAGGGGCGTGGGCGTTGACGCTTTTAAGACAGAAAATAGGGGATGAGGCTTTTAAAACTGCTATAAAAAATTATTTAGAAACGTATCAGTTCAACAATGTTACGACGGATGATTTTTTAGCGGAAGTAAAAAAAGTCACCGATGGTGATATTTCAGAATGGGAAGCAGATTGGTTGCAACAAAGTGCTTTTAAAGCAGAACAAGCACTGGGTTATTTATCGCAATCGAGTTTTATGAAATCATATTTTGAAATTTCAGCATTGCGAAATACTCCATTCAGTGAAAAGAAAAACGACTTATCTTTTGCATTGACGGCGCCAAACGATTTTATTGGTCAGGAGGCTGTTTACCAACTTTCAGGAGAGCCCATAGCACAAACGCTGCCTTTATATAGAAAAGCGCTTACAAGCGATAATTTATATGTTAGACAAGCCGTGGCGAATACGTTGGCCACCATTCCGAAGGAATTGCAAACAGACTATGAATCATTATTAAATGATAAATCGTACGTCACGCAAGAAGCCGCTTTGTATAATCTTTGGATCAACTTTCCGAAGAAAAAAGGAGAGTATCTCAATGAAATGAAAGGGGTTGAAGGGTTTCAGAATAAAAATATACGTCAGTTATGGTTGGTTTTGGCCATGGTTACGGAAGGCTATGAAATCGAAAATAAGCAACAATTTGCTTCAGAATTAATTAATTATACGTCAAACGAGTATAGTTTTGAAGTTAGGCAAAAAGCATTGGAGTATTGTAGCGAGCTTCAGATTTATACAGAAGAAGTGTTTAAAAACCTTGTAAACGCTTCAGTACACCCTAATTGGAGGTTTAAAAAACTTGCTAGAACAATGTTGGATACTATTCTGCAAAATTCAGAGTATAAAGAACAGGCAAAAAAGTTGCTGCCGGTTCTTTCAAAAAAAGAACGAGAATTTTTAAGAGGGAAACTTTCAGAATAG
- a CDS encoding patatin-like phospholipase family protein, translating to MRALVISGGGSKGAFAGGVAQYLMEEQHHKYDIFVGTSTGSLLISHLALSKIEKIKEVYTSVNQNNIFSNRPFRVKKGKFGSMEIGIDHFSVLLNLLRGSKTFGESQNLRKLIKKTFTEVEFNQLKESRKEVVVTVSNLSLNQVEYKSINDFNYNDFCDWIWISCNYVPFMSLVQKDGCEYADGGFGSMVPIEEAINRGATTVDVIILETEVTYYNRLPSRNPFSLLTNMHSFMLDRVEKQNIRIGKFVAGNHDAIINLYYTPTVLTTNSLIFNKEKMTQWWESGVKYAQMKNKELNEIKDTE from the coding sequence ATGCGCGCATTAGTAATTTCAGGAGGAGGGAGTAAAGGGGCATTTGCCGGTGGTGTTGCTCAATACTTGATGGAAGAACAGCATCATAAATATGATATTTTTGTGGGCACCTCTACCGGAAGTTTACTTATTTCACATTTAGCGCTTTCCAAAATTGAAAAGATTAAAGAGGTGTATACTTCGGTAAACCAAAATAATATATTCAGCAATCGTCCTTTTCGCGTTAAAAAAGGAAAGTTTGGGAGTATGGAAATTGGCATTGACCACTTTAGTGTCTTACTTAATTTACTTCGTGGGAGTAAAACCTTTGGGGAAAGTCAAAATTTGAGAAAACTCATTAAAAAAACCTTTACTGAAGTTGAATTTAATCAGCTTAAAGAATCTAGAAAAGAAGTGGTAGTTACAGTTTCTAACCTTTCTTTAAATCAAGTGGAATATAAATCTATCAATGATTTCAACTACAACGATTTTTGTGACTGGATTTGGATTTCTTGCAATTATGTACCTTTTATGAGTTTGGTGCAAAAAGATGGCTGCGAATATGCTGATGGCGGTTTTGGTAGTATGGTGCCTATTGAAGAAGCCATAAATCGTGGGGCAACAACAGTAGATGTTATTATTCTAGAAACCGAAGTCACGTACTACAATCGGTTACCTTCAAGAAACCCCTTTTCATTATTGACAAACATGCATTCTTTTATGTTGGACAGAGTGGAAAAACAGAACATCCGTATTGGTAAATTTGTCGCAGGAAACCATGATGCGATAATTAACCTATATTACACACCAACGGTGTTAACTACAAACTCCTTGATCTTCAATAAGGAAAAAATGACCCAATGGTGGGAAAGTGGTGTTAAATATGCCCAAATGAAAAATAAGGAGCTTAACGAAATCAAGGATACCGAATAG
- a CDS encoding sensor histidine kinase, translating into MDQKEIAGLVSVLILLVLVVVIITLFTVFVRRKNKLLEEQERTKKAFEKELSETQIEIREETLRNISWELHDNIGQLMTLAKIQVQLAKNRPETLEEVADTIGKGIHELRTLSKLINPEALKSLNLVEALNLEIERFNRLEFIKSNILVTGKEYEIDNEKEIIIFRILQEFFSNTIKHSKASHLNVEVDYRPDQLVISAIDNGVGFTSDGDFSGIGMKNMKNRAKVIGADFKITSEKNKGTALKLNYKYDSNELDVF; encoded by the coding sequence ATGGACCAAAAAGAAATAGCTGGTTTAGTTTCGGTTTTAATCCTACTTGTTTTAGTAGTGGTTATAATTACGCTATTCACTGTCTTTGTTCGTCGGAAAAATAAATTACTAGAAGAACAGGAACGAACCAAAAAAGCTTTTGAAAAAGAACTTTCAGAAACCCAGATTGAAATTCGCGAAGAAACCCTACGTAATATTAGCTGGGAACTGCACGATAACATAGGACAATTAATGACACTCGCCAAAATACAGGTGCAATTGGCCAAAAACCGGCCAGAAACCTTAGAAGAAGTAGCAGATACAATTGGGAAAGGTATTCACGAACTGCGCACCCTATCAAAATTAATAAACCCAGAAGCCTTAAAAAGCCTTAATTTGGTTGAAGCTCTTAATTTGGAAATAGAACGCTTTAACCGGTTGGAGTTTATTAAATCTAATATTTTGGTTACAGGTAAAGAGTATGAAATTGATAATGAAAAAGAAATTATTATTTTCAGAATTTTGCAGGAGTTTTTCTCAAATACCATAAAACATTCTAAAGCTTCACATCTAAATGTAGAGGTAGATTATAGACCAGATCAACTTGTAATTTCAGCTATTGATAATGGAGTAGGGTTTACTAGTGATGGTGATTTTTCTGGGATTGGCATGAAAAACATGAAAAATAGAGCAAAAGTTATTGGGGCAGATTTTAAGATTACTTCAGAAAAAAACAAAGGAACTGCTTTAAAACTGAACTATAAATATGATTCCAATGAACTTGATGTTTTTTAA
- a CDS encoding response regulator transcription factor has protein sequence MKNKVVVVDDHTLLLEAIGGLVREFENFEVLYLCKNGQEFIDKLKIPSNIPDVVLMDINMPLLNGIETTKVLNDKFPQVKVLALSVEENEKTILKMLRAGAKGYLMKDTKKEILEEALNQVIEKGYYHTNTISKLLIGSLTKDETAVQLKEREVEFIKHACTEMTYKEIAGKMFLSPKTIEGYRDSIYEKLNLKNRIGLVLYAIRNGLFEP, from the coding sequence ATGAAAAACAAAGTTGTAGTAGTAGATGATCACACTTTATTGCTCGAGGCGATAGGTGGTTTGGTACGCGAATTTGAAAACTTTGAGGTATTGTACTTATGCAAAAACGGACAAGAATTTATAGATAAGCTTAAAATACCTAGTAATATTCCAGATGTGGTATTAATGGATATCAATATGCCGTTGTTGAATGGTATTGAAACCACGAAGGTTTTAAATGATAAATTCCCTCAAGTAAAAGTATTAGCATTATCGGTTGAAGAGAATGAAAAGACCATTTTAAAAATGTTACGAGCTGGAGCAAAAGGGTATTTAATGAAAGATACCAAAAAAGAAATTTTGGAAGAAGCCCTTAACCAAGTTATCGAGAAAGGTTATTACCATACCAATACTATTTCAAAGTTATTAATAGGTTCGCTAACTAAAGATGAAACAGCGGTACAATTAAAAGAACGGGAAGTAGAGTTTATAAAACACGCCTGTACCGAAATGACTTACAAAGAAATAGCCGGAAAAATGTTTTTGAGTCCCAAAACCATTGAAGGGTACCGTGACTCCATTTATGAAAAACTCAATCTAAAAAACAGAATTGGCTTAGTGCTTTATGCGATTAGGAATGGATTATTTGAACCTTAA
- a CDS encoding DUF7935 family protein: MEIEQLISYVAFLLPAIVVGIVAYYFFKGHTANEEGRRRYLIQKEAQNKLLPTRLQAYERLTLLLERIDPNKLLVRVKPYSESVEDYERLLIKNIEQEFEHNITQQIYVSLECWNLIQAAKNATIHVIRQGAMHENGNTANTMQEWVLRHFMEEVTPSQKALTYVKKEVGELL; this comes from the coding sequence ATGGAAATAGAACAGCTTATAAGTTATGTGGCCTTTTTACTACCTGCTATTGTAGTTGGTATTGTTGCCTATTATTTTTTTAAAGGGCATACAGCCAACGAAGAAGGCCGACGCAGATATTTAATACAAAAAGAAGCCCAAAACAAATTACTACCCACACGATTGCAGGCCTACGAACGGTTAACACTTTTATTGGAACGGATTGACCCAAACAAACTGCTAGTAAGGGTAAAACCTTATTCAGAAAGTGTGGAAGATTATGAAAGATTATTAATAAAAAATATTGAACAAGAGTTTGAACATAATATCACTCAACAAATTTATGTTTCTCTGGAGTGTTGGAATTTAATACAAGCTGCAAAAAACGCTACTATTCATGTTATACGACAAGGAGCCATGCATGAAAACGGAAATACAGCAAACACCATGCAAGAATGGGTGTTACGCCATTTTATGGAAGAAGTAACCCCTTCACAAAAAGCACTTACATACGTTAAAAAGGAAGTTGGGGAGTTACTTTAA
- a CDS encoding FMN-binding glutamate synthase family protein: MDSFLEFIKSIPWWGWVLIVLVLIAIKDIFFSKTHTILHNFPIVGHIRYMLESIGPELRQYIVANNREELPFNRIERGWIYASAKNENNYEGFGTDRDIYEPNYIFVNNAMLPYKLKKGHPNVNDPYFLPCAKVMGEGRRQKPYRPASVINVSAMSFGSLSARAVESLNRGCGFASAYHNTGEGGLSPYHKTGSDVIFHFGTGYFGVRDGKGGFSMEKMIQLVNDNPQVRAIEVKLSQGAKPGKGGVLPGSKITAEIAEIRHVPMGKDVISPPSHTAFEGIEGLIDFVEDIAEATGLPVGIKSAVGKLEDWKKLAEIMEETGKGPDFITVDGGEGGTGAAPPSFADHVALPWIFGFAEVYQIFKKHSLCDRIVFIGSGKLGFPARAVMAFSMGVDCINVAREAMLSIGCIQAQQCHNNTCPSGVATQNKWLQRGINIDDKSVRTHFYFKNFRKEFLEMTHACGYEHPCQLTMDDVEITLGDRNLMKNLAQTFTYVKTSVPFESMQSLQDSPYLGGNYHRKEEKKHVKDMKKKNKVRY; this comes from the coding sequence ATGGATTCCTTTTTAGAATTTATCAAATCAATTCCTTGGTGGGGTTGGGTTCTTATCGTATTAGTGTTAATTGCCATTAAAGATATTTTTTTTAGTAAAACGCACACGATTTTACACAACTTCCCTATCGTTGGGCATATTAGGTATATGCTAGAAAGCATTGGTCCTGAACTTAGGCAATATATCGTAGCTAATAACCGGGAAGAACTTCCCTTTAACCGCATTGAACGGGGTTGGATTTATGCTTCGGCAAAAAATGAAAACAATTATGAAGGTTTTGGTACCGATAGGGATATTTATGAGCCTAATTACATTTTTGTTAACAATGCAATGCTACCCTATAAATTAAAAAAAGGACATCCTAATGTAAATGACCCCTACTTTTTACCGTGTGCTAAGGTAATGGGTGAAGGCAGAAGGCAAAAACCCTACAGACCGGCATCGGTAATTAATGTTTCGGCCATGAGTTTTGGTTCGCTTTCAGCTAGAGCAGTTGAATCATTAAACCGTGGGTGTGGTTTTGCAAGTGCCTACCACAATACAGGTGAAGGTGGTTTGTCTCCTTATCATAAAACAGGAAGCGATGTTATTTTTCACTTTGGCACTGGTTATTTTGGAGTTAGGGACGGAAAAGGAGGTTTTTCTATGGAAAAAATGATCCAGCTCGTTAATGATAATCCACAAGTGCGTGCTATCGAAGTAAAGCTATCACAAGGGGCAAAACCTGGTAAGGGCGGTGTTTTACCTGGATCAAAAATAACTGCTGAAATTGCTGAAATTCGTCACGTACCCATGGGGAAAGATGTAATCTCACCACCATCACATACTGCTTTTGAGGGCATTGAAGGGTTAATTGATTTTGTTGAAGATATTGCAGAAGCTACCGGATTACCCGTAGGGATTAAATCGGCAGTGGGAAAACTGGAAGACTGGAAAAAGCTTGCTGAAATAATGGAAGAAACTGGTAAAGGTCCAGACTTTATAACAGTCGATGGCGGTGAAGGTGGCACAGGTGCAGCCCCACCTAGTTTTGCAGACCACGTAGCACTTCCCTGGATTTTTGGCTTCGCTGAAGTATATCAAATTTTTAAAAAACATAGCCTATGTGATCGCATTGTTTTTATTGGCAGTGGTAAGTTAGGCTTTCCTGCTCGAGCAGTAATGGCATTTTCAATGGGTGTAGATTGTATTAATGTTGCACGTGAAGCCATGCTATCTATTGGCTGCATTCAAGCACAACAATGTCACAACAATACGTGCCCAAGTGGAGTGGCTACACAAAATAAATGGTTGCAACGAGGTATCAATATTGATGATAAATCTGTTAGAACACATTTCTATTTTAAAAATTTTAGAAAAGAGTTTCTTGAAATGACACACGCTTGTGGTTATGAACACCCTTGTCAACTTACTATGGATGATGTAGAAATTACCCTAGGTGATCGAAATTTAATGAAAAATCTTGCACAAACCTTTACCTATGTAAAAACATCTGTTCCTTTTGAAAGTATGCAAAGCTTACAAGATAGCCCATATCTAGGTGGTAATTACCATAGAAAAGAAGAAAAGAAGCATGTAAAAGATATGAAAAAGAAAAACAAGGTTCGGTATTAA